From the genome of Triticum aestivum cultivar Chinese Spring chromosome 1A, IWGSC CS RefSeq v2.1, whole genome shotgun sequence:
gcccgttccaaccgagggaatgagcgtctccacgaaggaggacaaccgggggaggaaaaggactgcttccgaggatccgaaagccgaagcctccaaacgggagaagaagtctcccacagagggtcctgcctcggggggtgcttttgtcgcacaaagtccgcggggggatcaaccctccaatgagtcgtaagtgatccaaaatactttaatagtaaaggtatgctatcgtttttctgagaaaataaccaccacatatatcttgcagttcaggccttagcccctctcagatgagctcgtcttcgggggatcttcttccagagatgatggagagcaaaacgcctcccccggacccctccgcttaagaagcgggcgaccccgaagtgtcgtcatggagggcctctccggatccggtgaggccagaagataatcccatagacccccgaagtccccagcatccggctcccgaagagagcagacaaaagagtccgacaccgtctggtgtgcggtcggacgttctgagggagttggtggggcaagcggccatctcagaagaacaccgtatgctgatgagtacagtgatggagagaatctcgtctgccgaaagcggattacatgaagcttttatgagtctactaacaggctttgaggtacgtgagataatatgtgataatactgcacatgttaggtgtgccctgtgtagatagtagcccctgagactctagttgtcgtcgagaacggcggcgaacagaggatcatattcccaggaaataaccagattgcccctatgtgcaggtggtggaagctccggtggctagccggactagtgagtttgccaaattaaaacggcaactagatgcggcagacgctgacatcgagcttgttaacaagaggcttgacgaggcacagggtaagtgttattatctggtgaacgccacatagtaagagcaacatgatgccagtatctttaatatgttgtgactgcagatggagctgccaccgtggaaaccttgcgggcagaacttgcccgagccaaggaacaagcaaggattagtaatgcggctgctttggaggcggccgaagagttgaaagccgagaaggccgcacattgcgagagccaagagaagatggccaagatggccgtagaattaaaagacactgccgaccgttgccgggtccttgaaaaagaaaaccaagcgaaggcaacaGACCATGAGAAGGCCACGGCGGCGGACAAAGACatccgttctgctatgagagcgaagaaggaggagctgcgggaagctggggatattgcggctgggaaacccttgatgttacggaggaagttcagagatccacggtatgcccctctggatcggctgtggagttcggtagatgcgtatatggatttggcggcgagcgctgtcgatgcggccaagtacttccaaggttagacagatcgtgaagtggacaagctgttctggtcgcaattccacgTTCTAGagtgtccgctttcattgactgaccagctagccaaatgggccgaactgaataggttatccggactcgccatgaggtctgttgtggatcagctatggccagaaaagccaaagccgaacagctattttagcttagtgcagcagttccttggtgcggtgtcgcgcattaatgcgatgaagaggtcggcatgcatagaaggctcgtggatggcccttgcccgtgttaaagcatactgggcggagatggacgctaccactgttgcggcgcagggttcggccataggtcgagtggccgccgagcattattttgaggaggttctcgagggtgctcgtttgatagaggcccagtgctcgaagaatattatgtttgagtgatatgtattctcattgtaaacacaatgcttttatgaagtttttataaggctatgtttatacttttgcctgaaagtagtatgatgcctcctgtgcggccgtttatgtatacatgtgtataacctgaaagattgcagccgtcggcttcaacccccacgcatataatgcggaggtgctcgcaaaaaacgtgtgttcacacttaacccaacatcttggtcctattaaggaggtgatagcgtagcgaacgaggcaaccagactataatgctttaacactttcacttagccataggagtttgacagtggggctactagatagcccctggtggctccgcactctcccgatcgcggggtgcgtacatgcctggccggaaaacggcccttcattaaggcggaggaattctatcattccgataggtcatcgagtggctgaccagtctcacgctatatcatgacagtcagttttcggctttctctactgaggtgctcgttcggataaaccagggcacaatcgcagtagttctcctggtgctaccttagccgataaagcggaacgtaaggcaccaaaacacaggagccgggcaaacccaacatttcaccaaagacaatgattcggagctcatgcatataaggccaaactcgcgacgccgaacactccctaaggtattcggtctttatggtataaaccgggcctaaatagtgccctttgtaagaagccccttgtgtccaggtacgtgcattattctgacgtggccacatgccaagacgtcagcatccttctcaactgcgctgagaattcggtggatatgtatcaacaagagacagtacaaaaggtttacgcagggtcttaatctaaaaagaatccttggagcgggtccctgctgcacgtctgcgcctgtgtctccgttgtgtcgtatcctggacgggtgtagcacgatgatcatctgtaaaagagaggaacttaggtgaaaaagttgtcgtgcaaaaagatagtttttaaagaaaccatatataattcaagatgagtaaaaattgccacttgtctgcgcgtgttgagccccttgtatttgtaataggggtgtgaccattgatcTGGTATGATTTACATATatctgcgccggactcgtctaaccgtgtccggggtcttgacgacctgttaaatgctttagttggtgaggccatttttagtgtgcggctgccaaggcagccgcactctcttcggcgcgcaaagatcgcttaatagtttcgtttactgtaatgatgccacgtgggccgggcatcttgagtgtgagggaagcgtagtgcggtattgcattaaagcgagcgaaagctttgcgtccgagtagttcttgatagccactttggaacggagcgatgttgaaggttaaatgttcgctacggaagttatcggggaagccgaatataacctttagtagcagggagcccgtgcaatgagcccctgggcctggcgttactcctttaaaggcagagtattgctatggcaaatttttgttgggtctatccccatttcgcggattgtgtcctggtatatcaggtttagactgttgccaccgtccatcaggactcgtgtgaagtggtatccgtcaattattgggtctaataccagggcaacccatcctgcacgccggatacttgctgagtaatcacgatggtcgaaagtgatcggttgggacgaccagtggcaggactccgcggtgataggcccttgggcatatttttctgggagtgtcgttttgtttctttctttgatcacgtgtaacacgtttactgttttgacttctggtggaaatttcttttgttccccagtgtcttacttgagaggctcatcctcgtcttcgcttggtgtatcctcccccttgtgtacggcgttgagcttgtcggactgcttgaagacccaacattctctgtgggtatgattagcgggtttaccaggggtgctatggatctgacatatttggtccagaattttgtttaggctggacagtttgtctctggcgcctttagagggtggcttttgctgacctggctgggagcttttgaatccggcatttactgtcatGCTCTTCatgatgtcttctttattctggcatttgttattgctgttgcaccatgatttcccgtttccatctctaacttcagatgtactggggtcgctggtgctgcatctggctagccagctgtcctcacccgtgcaaaagcgggtcatgaggcttgttaatgctgccattgttctcggcttttcttggccgaggtgtctggcaagccattcgtcacggacgctatgcttaaaagctgccaaggcttcggagtccggacagtcgacaatttggttctttttagtaagaaacctgttccaaagttttcgggctgactctctgggctgttgagttatatgactcaaatcatccgcgtccagaggtcggacataagtcccttaaaaatttgcccgaaaagcgtcttcgagctcttcccagcttccaatggagttttcagggaggcttttgagccagtgacgagctggccctttgagcttgaggggtaagtacttgatggcgtggagatcatctcctcgagccatatggatatggaggatatagtcctcgatccagaccccagggtctgttgttccgtcgtatgcctctatgtttacgggtttgaatccctctggaaattcatggtccagcacctcgttggTGAACCATAGGGGGcgtgcagcacccctgtatctgggtgtaccatgttgttcggatgtttgttgtgttacatcatatgctggggcgcgcttgcgtggtccatagatggatctggttgcgtcgtccttttgGTGTGAGCCCTtgtgtggatcgcgtattggcttgtgagtggcgttgtttgccactcgatgttggccgtgaggttgtctatccggccaggtggctgttttgatttttggttgtggggggtctgaggcctcctcatcgaattcaggtagcaacttccgctttgggtagctcttggtggggcgattgtcaccgtacttcgctgctgtgttgagtactttactccatctgattggagtgtgtcctgcgcagccttgagcctttgcttctgctttttcagactcctcgcggtggcaacaagcctttgacgggcattctgctgctctgggtgcctgtccggtgttatgtcgtccggactattatctttgacagaattagtgtgttcggtttgattctccgtattgccgtagtccagcagtggttcgccctgctccaatgctgggtctgtatgatcgttatttctgtcgaggcaggatttggggcAGCGCTTGCGCCGcagctttgactgcttctcgagggaacaagccttcggtgcgtcctttcgttcctcgtcgtcgtcttttggtgtgtccaccatgtatacgtcatatgatgaggtggacgtccagcgccctgtgggcggtggttcctcttcgcctcccgcatcgtcgtccataccgtcgatgtcttcggagtcgaagtcgagcgtgtcggttgagtcatcgacagtggctattaactgggtggtgggtgggcgtcgaatttcttcgtcgtccgcatcccaatcctgttggccataatccggccggggctctcctaacaaagagagataccttagtgaattcagaatgtcgccaggggcgagtgctgaaagatatccgcggcggtgaattccatgctcggcgcccaatcggattcgattggcaggggcgcggatggttcggagtcagaaaaagagtccgacaccttggagtcacgggctgcgcagaggattatgctggtgtttggctcgatcgccgttgagactgcagcccctgaggtggtgtccaaccacccgtcctcgattggcgcagttggccccgagctaagggtcggagctgatgcgggcgcggcctctagggtactattcggcagcagagctaggtcatacccatcgcgacaatgcggcgcgcccggctgtggctcgaatccgtcgaagatcaagtctccgcggatgtcggccgtgtagttcaaacttccaaatctgacctgatggccaggggcgtagctttcaatctgctccagatggccaagcgaattagcccgcagtgtaaagccgccgaatacgaagatctgtccggggagaaaattctcaccctagaccgcatcgctatcgatgatagtaggagccatcaagcctaacgacgacgacacagaggaactctcaatgaaagcaccaatgtcggtgtcaaaaccgacggatctcgggtagggggtcccgaactatgcgtctaggccggatggtaacaggaggcaggggacatgatgttttacccaggttcgggccctcttgatggaggtaaaaccctacgtcctgcttgattgatattgatgatatgggtagtacaagagtagatctaccacgagatcaaagaggctaaaccgtagaagctagcctatggtatgattgtatgttatggttgttgtcctacggactaaaacccttcggtttatatagacaccgaagagggttagggttacacaaggtcgattacaaaggaggagatatccatatacgtattgcctagcttgccttccacgtcaagtagagtcccacccggacacgagacgaagtcttcaatcttgtatcttcatagtctaacagtccagccaatggagatagtccggctgtccagagaccccctaatctaggactccctcagggggaatTGGAATCATTGCCATAGTCATTTTTATCTGCTGCTCTTTTCTTGGCCAACTCTTCAATTCTGACATCTTGACTTCCTTGAGCCCGATATATCTTGTGGGAGGACCAACCCCTTCCCTTTTTTGACATCTCATCACCTTGATCACTCTGAGCTTTAACCATTTTAGTACCAAAAGATACCATAGTTTCTTGACTGCCATTGTAATCCACAAGCCCCACATACACATCACTATCTTTAGCTTTTATCCTCAGTGTTACCAATGTCAAGGTCCTTATCAACTAAATCTACAAGCTCCTGATCTCTAGCTTCTCTTTGCGCAATCTTTTGGATTGATTCCTCAAGCCTCTCTTGTTGGATCTTAATCATTATTTCCAATTTATTCTTGTCACTTTCTAGATCAACCATTTTCTTTTCTCCAACAACCCTTAAAGCAGATTGTCTGGCTTTGTCTTCTTCCATCTGTTGGACCTGCTAATAACCATCTCAAGATCACTTTCAATCTTTTTCCTGTCACCCGGGCCAATAATCTGATTGCTCTGTTTGAGCATGAACTCCTCAATTTTGCTCTTCTTCAGTTTCTCAAATTGAGCTAATTAAGGCAACCCAAAGAAACAACCACTCTGCTAGCATAATTTTGCTCTTGAACCATTGGATGTGATGTTGAGTGTTGATGCAGGTCTTTTTTTTGGCTCATTCACTAGAATGTTTTTTATATTGGATCATATGGTCTTGTGTTGTATGTGTGAATTGTAGTTTTTAGTGATTTGTGTAAATAAGTTGCTACTAGAAATTTGCACAATACGGGCGGGTATACTAGCAGGGAAGAATTACTCCTGACTGATGGGTATGGGCGAAAACATTCCTTATGGCGGGTATGAGGATGGATAATGGGCAAAATTGTGCTTGGTGGGTATGGAAAAAAGAGGCTTCACCTGATGGAGTAATTATTTGTTGCCATCTTGAGAACCGAATACAGACAACGGGAGCGAGTAAATAAGAAAGAAAATAAAGGGAGGCGTTTTCTTTTGAAAATAAACTGATGGATTAATGTCTATGTGTCTTTTTTTGTCCGTTTAGGGCTTGTGTCTAACTGAGGAAGGTGAGGTGATGGCGGCTTCCTGAAGATAGAATGATGCTCTCCTCGCCTAGCCCCGTCCCGACGGTTCGTCTAGCATCATCAAAGAGCGTGTGCAGATGTGTCTTTGGCGGATCTCGTGAAATTCGGTTGGCGTTTATCTTCAATGGATACACTTGGATATGGTCTTCGTTCGTGTGCGTAGGTGTTTTTTGCAGGTTGGATCCTTGTGATCTACGTTCTTTTCATCGGTGGAGGTTGTTGTTCTGGTGTACTGGTCTGGGACCTTACCATGATGATTTCTCGACTgactactacaacaaggtttgacCGGGTTCAATCAGGGGGTGGGggagaggggcgatgacggcgatgCGTCTTCAACTCGATCTAGTAAATTTAATCGTCgataggtggtctacgaatctggatatAAGTTTTACTTTTGGTGTTCTCCATATTCTcgaaagagaaaaaagaaatagCTGTACTGAAATGGGAAATTTGTCATCCGGGTACAGAAATGACATGGAAATTTTGGCGTAGCCACCTCGCGTGCCTACGCAAACACGAGGCCCACTTCGCACGCCCGGAAACGCGAAGGCGGCCAGAAAGTATACGGAAAAGAGGCCcgctaaagaagaagaagaaaataaagaaaaggagCAACGGAAATTAAACGAGGCACAGCCGAGCCGGAGCAAGGAAGGCGCACGCACCCACCTCACTCCCCTCACTCAAGTACACACTCCTCGCTGCTCGCTCTCCTCTCTGACGGACGGCAGAgtgggggaagaggaagaggaagaagaagcccaAGCCAAGTGGAGAGAGAAGCGGCAGCCGGAagacggagagagagggaggggaggggaggggagcagGGAGATCTGCGCGGGGGAGGAGACGAGAGGCAGCGATGGGGTGCGCGGCATCCAAGGTGGAGCAGGAGGACACGGTGCGGCGCTGCAAGGAGCGCCGGCGCAACATCaaggacgccgtcgccgcgcgccagCTGCTCGCCTCCGCGCACGCCGACTACCTCCGCTCCCTCCGCGTCACGGCCGCCGCGCTCTCCCGCTTCGCGCAGGGCCACTCCTCGCTCACCGTCTCCCACCACACCGCGCCCGTCCTCCTCaccaccgccgcgccgcccgccctgcacgcgcccgcgcccgccgccgcgtcCTCCGTCGCCTCCTCCTCGCTGCCGCCCCCCACGCCGCTCCCtcgccaccagccgccgccgccgccgccccagcagcagccgcagccgcagcctcaggcCGCCGCTGCTGCGCTCAGGGTCGACATGGATCCGAGGATGCGGCGGCTCAAGGTGCCGCACATCCTGTCGGACTCGAGCGTCGCGTCCTCGTTCCGGAAGCCGCCGGTGGTGGGGAcgccctcctcctcgtcggccTGGGACTGGGAGAACTTCtacccgccgtcgccgcccgactcCGAGTTCTTCGACCGCCGCAAGACCGATCTCGAGGAGGCAAACCGCCTCCGCGAGCTCGACGACGAGGCCAAGGCCCGGGGCTACCCCCAGCGCCGCCACGACCGCCTCAAAGAAGACGACGAGGTCGACGACGGCCAtggggaagacgaggaggagacggAGAGGGAGGATATGCATTGCGGCGGATGGGAGGACGAGGAGGACCACTACGCGTCGACGACCACGTCGGAGACCAGATCGGAGGAAGGCGAGGTGGGGAATAGATCCGAGTGCGGGTTCGCGGCCAGATCGGAGTACGGCGGGACGGCGCCGTCCGAGTACGCCGCCGTGCCAATGCAGCTGCGGAGGGCCGAGAGGTCAGAGGTCGGGGACTCCTTCTCCACGGTCACGGGGGCGACCGAGATGCGGATGGTGGTGCGCCACCGCACGCTCTCAGAGATCGTCGCGGCCATCGAGGAGTACTTCGTCAAGGCGGCCGACGCCGGCGACAACGTGTCGGAGCTCCTGGAGGCCAGCCGCGCACAGCTCGACCGCAACTTCCAGCAACTCAAAAGTAATCGCCATTACACGAATTGCTCCCCAGAATGCTATTCTCTCAAGTGCTTTAGGATTTTTCTAACAAAGATGCAACGCTTTCTTGCCCAAATGGCGACAATGCTTTAGCATTTTGGCTTAATCTGGTTTCTCCTTTGGCAGAGACGGTGTACCACTCCAACAGCGTGCTGTCAGCACTGGCGTCGACATGGACTTCAAAGCCGCCATTGGCTGTGCGCTACAAGCTGGACACCAATTCACTGGAGATGGGGTCAATGGAAGGGAAGAGCCATGGGTCAACACTGGAGCGGCTCTTGGCCTGGGAAAAGAAGCTATATGAGGAGGTCAAGGTAATTTTACTATCCATCTCGAGGCCATTGGTGACTGTTAATTATACTTTTCAAGTTAACAGTTGAGTGCATTGCTCAAATTGGTGTTGCTCTGCTGTATAAAAATTGTCAGCTAAACTATGCTATGACTGTTAGTTATGCTTCGTTAGTTGTCGATGGAACACGCTGAAACTATTCAGCTCGGCTCCACCTGTGAATGACCCAACTACGTTGCTAGACGATATTACCTGATGTTTTCGGCCATCAACAAATTCCAAATTCTTCCACCGAGAACTCTTTATGATAAAGCAAATAAATGAGTATATAATGCTAGAATAAGTTGTGCGTCGTCTGTATTTAATAACCCATGGTCAAGGATGAAATGAAACTAGCTAAAACGCTTACACCATGAAGAGAGCTCTATCTCTTTGTGCTCTTAGGATTCTGGTAGGTACAAATGAATGATATAAAACAAATGACTAGACATTGTTTCTTTTTTTGCTAGATTAGGTGCCACCTCTCTAGATTTGAAGTTGGTGTCTTGATACAATGTATAGCAGTCCTCCCTTTTGTTCAGCAATTGTGGAAGAAGAATCTGATCCTGTTGCAGAAAGCTTCTTTAGAGAGGCCCTGCACTTTCCTCCTTTGGAACAGCTGGAGCATTGGTTTGATAGTTTTAGCTGCTTTCAGCAAAGGCAGCAGTGCTCCATGCCATTAGATCTCCTAACCACACATTCATATTTTCCTCCCTTCCTTTATGCTCTGTTTTTGTCTAAACTACTCATCCTTTGAGATTCTTTACTTTATAGTGTACAAAGGTCTCCAAACCTTGAGAAGTTGTCTTTAATGTACATAATATATCTGATAATGCTGAGCATGAGAAAGTTCATAGGCTGGGGCATTGCCTTTTGCTGCTACCGAAACCACTACAACATTTATATTGGCTAAGTTTAGTGACGACAAATAGTGTTCCTTTGGTTTCCTTAGTTTGGGATAGAATGTGATTCCTTTCAAGTTATTGCACTGCACTTGTTCTGTTTTCTTGTATATGTATACTAAACAGTTTGTCGAACCCAACTATTCAGATATTAAAGCATATATGGATTTATTTGAACTTCTGCAGGCTAGGGAGAGCATTAAGATTGAGCATGAGAAGAAGCTTTCTACCCTGCAAAGCTTGGAATACAGAGGGAGGGACAGTGCCAAGCTGGACAAGACCAAGGCCTCCATAAACAAGCTGCAATCACTGATCGTTGTCGCGTCACAAGCTGCCACTACCACATCCTCGGCCATCGTCAGCGTCCGCGACAATGAGCTCGCGCCACAGCTTGTCGAGCTTTGTTTCGCGTAAGTCGTGTCCCTTGTTCCGAAACCCCTGATTCCAGATCTTGTGATGCTGCCAGGAAGCACCACTTAACTGTTTCTGAATTTTGACATGCAGGTTGCTGAGCATGTGGAGGTCAATGAACTACTTCCACGAGACACAGAATGAGATCGTTCAGCAAGTGCGCGGTCTGGTGGACAACTCCATGGCCGAGTCGACGTCCGACCTTCACAGGCTCGCGACGCGTGATCTCGAGGCCGCCGTCTCGGCATGGCACTCCAACTTCAACCGGCTCATCAAGTATCAGCGTGAATACATCCGTTCTCTGTATGGCTGGCTGAAGCTGACACTCTTCCAAGTGGACAGCATTACCCCGCAGGAGGCCCACGCGTCACTCATCTCACGCGAGCTCACCACCTTCTGCGACGAGTGGAAGCAGGCACTGGACCGGCTTCCGGACGCGGTGGCTTCGGAGGCCATCAAGAGCTTCGTGAACGTCATCCATGTCATCTACACCAAGCAGGCAGAGGAGATGAAGATCAAGAAGCGGACCGAGACGTACTCGAAGGAGCTGGAGAAGAAGACCAACTCGCTGAGGGCCATTGAGAAGAAGTACTACCAGTCGTACTCGTTGGTAGGCCTCGGCCTCCCTGGCAGCGGGCGCGACGGCATCGAAGGCCACACGTTCGACGCCCGCGACCCTCTCTCCGAGAAGAAGACCGAGATCGCCCAGTGCCGCCGGAAGGTGGAGGATGAGATAACGAGGCATGCCAAGGCTGTGGAGGTGACGAGGTCCATGACGCTCAACAACATCCAGACTGGCCTTCCAGGGATGTTCCAGGCCATAGCCGGCTTCTCGGGCACGGTCGTCGAGGCCCTCGACGTGGTCTGCCGGCGAGCCGGGTCGGTGCGGTAGGATGTCAGACCACATCAGAACATCATTTTGGTGTGTCTCTCTCTGGCTCTTTGGGTGGTATGTTGATCTATATAGGGAAAATGCGATATATATATAGTTAAGTTAAAGCTTAGGGATGAAACGTGGGGAGAAGAGAAGGCTTCCCTGGCTGGTTTTGCCTTGTTCGTTGGGGATTGATATCATTTTGGTTGTAGATAATGATTTTGCCCAGGATCGCAGCTCATCTCCTTTCCTCCCTTTCTGGGTTGTGTGAAGGAGGAAGACATGTAATGTACAGGCCCTGTGGCCGCCTTGTCGCGCTCTAATGGCGATATTTTACGCTTGCTCTCCCCTCTCGCAAACTTGAATTCTATGCTCATGTCTTCAGCTAAGCTCTACTCTCTACTGTTTGAAGTGGTTCAGAGCTGTTGCCTGTTGGGGAGGAAGGATTCCCAGGCCTGAAGTGAAAGCAGATGCTGTGTTTTTCCCGGCGGTGGGCGCTGCTGTCCCTTCATCTTTTCTGTTGTCTCGCTGCCTGCCTGGATGCAGGACGTCTCACGTTGATTTTCTGCTGCCCCATTTCGGTCCACCGCAGTTAATTGCCCTACTGCTGCTGCTTCCATTGTGCAAAACCGACAAGTCCTCTGCTGGAACATGTGCTCTCCTCGCCATACGCTCTGTGCAAGGGATACTGTCACTTGAGTCTTGACTTCTGGGGCTCCTAGTCCAGCCAAGTGGCGACGCACCGTTTGGAACTTCCGACAACAGGAACTAATAGGCCGTTTCACCGTGAAAATTCCAAGCATGTAGTGGGAGTATGATACTGACGATTTCACCATGAAGCACTGCCAGCCAAATGCTGCGTCCTCACGGCGGCCTGCGATTCTGTGAGTGGGAGCGAAGTGGAGTGTGGTGTAGAGCCGCAAGGCTGGCGTTTGGACCTATCCTGCGGTTAGTTGGGCACAGCACGGCAAGGCTACAAGGGCGCACGTTGGCATGCAACGCAATGCAACCTTTTCCCTCTGAAAGGGGCACGGAAAAGTGGTTGGCGCCATGTTCGTCTCCAGGAGCGGCCGGCGCCATGATTCCGGTTCACACCGCCTGCTGGGCTTTGTTTTCTCTCTTAAGCGGCGATGCTGGACTGGTTTGATGGCAGGAAATGGGGAGAAATAATCTGGCCATTGGCATTAGATCAATCATCAACACGTGCATCAGtgcgcccttcttcctcctccttgggaCCCCGGCTGGTGCTATTCAAGTTGGAGATGGACCGAGCTAGGTTCCAAAAACCCTTGGAGCTGGATGGATGGACGGAGAATCTGGGAATAAAGAGCCCTAGTTTGTAGGTGGTGGTCTGGTCTGGTGGAGCTGGGCTATGGCTATGGACCAGACAGCGGCTAGGCAGCTAGAGGGGCGGGGAGCTTCTATTCTTGGACGGGCAAGGATAAGGCCTGCCAAGGCTGTCGCTAGTGCCTCCTAGTCGTCGCGGCTTCCCTTTTATTTACTGTGTGCCTCTAGCTCTAGCTCTAGGACGGTGAGTGCTTCACTAGCATGGCGATAAGACCGAATGA
Proteins encoded in this window:
- the LOC123052345 gene encoding protein ROLLING AND ERECT LEAF 2, producing the protein MGCAASKVEQEDTVRRCKERRRNIKDAVAARQLLASAHADYLRSLRVTAAALSRFAQGHSSLTVSHHTAPVLLTTAAPPALHAPAPAAASSVASSSLPPPTPLPRHQPPPPPPQQQPQPQPQAAAAALRVDMDPRMRRLKVPHILSDSSVASSFRKPPVVGTPSSSSAWDWENFYPPSPPDSEFFDRRKTDLEEANRLRELDDEAKARGYPQRRHDRLKEDDEVDDGHGEDEEETEREDMHCGGWEDEEDHYASTTTSETRSEEGEVGNRSECGFAARSEYGGTAPSEYAAVPMQLRRAERSEVGDSFSTVTGATEMRMVVRHRTLSEIVAAIEEYFVKAADAGDNVSELLEASRAQLDRNFQQLKKTVYHSNSVLSALASTWTSKPPLAVRYKLDTNSLEMGSMEGKSHGSTLERLLAWEKKLYEEVKARESIKIEHEKKLSTLQSLEYRGRDSAKLDKTKASINKLQSLIVVASQAATTTSSAIVSVRDNELAPQLVELCFALLSMWRSMNYFHETQNEIVQQVRGLVDNSMAESTSDLHRLATRDLEAAVSAWHSNFNRLIKYQREYIRSLYGWLKLTLFQVDSITPQEAHASLISRELTTFCDEWKQALDRLPDAVASEAIKSFVNVIHVIYTKQAEEMKIKKRTETYSKELEKKTNSLRAIEKKYYQSYSLVGLGLPGSGRDGIEGHTFDARDPLSEKKTEIAQCRRKVEDEITRHAKAVEVTRSMTLNNIQTGLPGMFQAIAGFSGTVVEALDVVCRRAGSVR